A single window of Chitinophaga sp. XS-30 DNA harbors:
- the atpG gene encoding ATP synthase F1 subunit gamma has product MSGQLKEVRNRIKSIQSTQQITKAMKMVSAAKLRRAQDAIVQMRPYAVKLQEMLQNIVSNTEGGIDMALAANRQVEKVLIVAITSDRGLCGAYNTNIIKLAKQTIREKYAAQFAKGHVEILPIGKKAYEHFSKNGYKVNDSFWNLFSNLSFEQVKAAAGVAMEGFIKGEYDAVDIIYSEFKNAATQRFKAEQFLPIAKVENAGEEKTAKADYIFEPEKATLIAELMPKILNTQFFKAVLDGHASEHGARMTAMDKATENAGELLRSLKIEYNRARQAAITTELTEIVSGAAALMG; this is encoded by the coding sequence ATGTCTGGACAGCTTAAAGAAGTTCGTAACCGTATTAAATCCATCCAGTCTACCCAGCAGATCACAAAAGCCATGAAAATGGTGAGTGCTGCCAAACTGCGCCGTGCACAGGATGCCATTGTTCAAATGCGCCCCTATGCTGTGAAATTGCAGGAGATGTTGCAAAACATCGTCAGCAATACGGAAGGCGGGATAGATATGGCCCTGGCTGCCAACCGCCAGGTGGAAAAAGTGCTGATCGTGGCGATCACATCAGACCGCGGGCTTTGCGGAGCATACAATACTAACATCATCAAGCTGGCCAAACAGACCATCCGCGAGAAATATGCCGCCCAGTTCGCCAAAGGCCATGTGGAAATACTGCCCATCGGTAAAAAGGCCTATGAGCATTTTTCAAAGAACGGCTATAAAGTGAACGACAGTTTCTGGAACCTGTTTTCCAACCTCTCCTTCGAACAGGTGAAAGCCGCCGCCGGAGTTGCCATGGAAGGGTTCATAAAAGGGGAATACGACGCGGTGGACATTATCTACAGCGAATTCAAGAATGCCGCTACCCAGCGTTTCAAGGCAGAGCAATTCCTGCCCATCGCGAAAGTGGAGAACGCAGGAGAAGAAAAGACCGCCAAAGCGGATTATATTTTCGAGCCCGAAAAAGCGACCCTGATCGCTGAACTGATGCCGAAGATCCTCAATACCCAGTTCTTCAAAGCCGTGCTGGACGGCCATGCTTCCGAACACGGGGCCAGGATGACCGCAATGGACAAGGCGACCGAAAACGCCGGGGAACTGTTGCGCAGCCTGAAGATCGAATACAACCGCGCCCGCCAGGCCGCCATCACAACGGAGCTTACCGAGATCGTAAGCGGCGCTGCAGCACTGATGGGCTGA
- a CDS encoding DUF1080 domain-containing protein, giving the protein MKKYILLGCGLLWMVAVQAQNGKWQNLFNGKDLKGWKQLNGKAIYEVKNGEIVGTTVLKEPNSFLATEKDYGDFIFEVEYKLDKDFNSGIQFRSQSRADYNNGRVFGYQMEVDPSPRRWSGGIYEEGRRGWLYPLDLNPAAQHAYKPNTWNKYRIECRGSEIRTYINGIAAAHLVDAELPSGFIALQVHGIGNKQEDAGKNIRWKNIRIMENPPASQYSPYDTIYVVNNIPNTVSEQEKRNGVRLLWDGTSTKGWRGAHKDAFPAKGWEIKDGTLNVLPADGGESTNGGDIVTEEEFGAFDLEFDFRLTEGANSGVKYFVTEKENSPGSAIGLEFQILDDQKHPDAKLGAAGNRKLASLYDLIPSYKFTNSHKKIGEWNHGRLVVYPDNRVEHWLNGHKVVSYVRGDNIYKALVARSKYQKFENFGMAEKGHILLQDHGNAVSFRSIKIKILR; this is encoded by the coding sequence ATGAAAAAGTACATCCTTCTCGGTTGCGGGTTGCTGTGGATGGTCGCCGTACAGGCGCAAAATGGCAAATGGCAGAACCTGTTCAACGGTAAAGATCTGAAAGGCTGGAAACAGCTCAATGGCAAAGCTATCTATGAAGTAAAGAACGGCGAGATCGTTGGCACAACGGTGCTCAAGGAGCCTAATTCCTTCCTGGCAACGGAAAAGGACTATGGCGATTTCATCTTTGAGGTGGAATACAAGCTGGATAAGGACTTCAATTCCGGCATCCAGTTCCGGAGCCAGAGCAGGGCCGATTACAATAACGGCCGTGTATTCGGCTACCAGATGGAAGTAGACCCTTCTCCCCGCCGCTGGAGCGGTGGCATTTATGAGGAAGGTCGCCGGGGCTGGCTTTATCCGCTGGACCTCAATCCCGCTGCCCAGCATGCCTACAAACCCAATACCTGGAACAAATACCGTATCGAATGCCGCGGCTCCGAGATCCGGACCTATATCAACGGTATTGCAGCTGCCCACCTGGTAGATGCCGAGCTGCCTTCAGGCTTTATCGCCCTGCAGGTGCATGGCATCGGCAATAAACAGGAAGATGCGGGCAAGAATATCCGCTGGAAGAACATCCGCATCATGGAGAATCCCCCTGCTTCGCAGTATTCCCCCTACGATACCATCTATGTGGTGAATAATATCCCGAATACCGTTTCCGAGCAGGAAAAACGCAACGGCGTACGCCTGTTGTGGGACGGCACCTCTACCAAAGGCTGGCGCGGCGCCCATAAGGATGCTTTCCCCGCCAAAGGCTGGGAGATCAAAGACGGCACCCTGAACGTGCTGCCGGCTGACGGCGGCGAATCCACCAACGGGGGCGACATCGTTACAGAAGAGGAATTCGGCGCATTTGACCTGGAATTTGACTTCCGCCTCACGGAAGGCGCCAACAGCGGCGTGAAGTACTTTGTGACCGAAAAAGAGAACAGTCCGGGCTCAGCTATCGGGCTGGAATTCCAGATCCTGGACGACCAAAAACACCCGGATGCAAAATTAGGCGCCGCGGGAAACAGAAAACTTGCATCTTTGTATGATCTTATCCCTTCCTATAAATTCACCAATTCCCATAAAAAGATCGGTGAATGGAACCACGGGCGGCTGGTAGTGTACCCGGACAATCGGGTGGAACACTGGCTGAACGGGCACAAGGTGGTAAGTTATGTCAGAGGTGATAATATTTACAAGGCCCTGGTGGCACGCAGTAAATACCAGAAATTCGAGAACTTTGGCATGGCAGAAAAAGGACATATCCTGCTGCAGGACCACGGTAATGCCGTGAGTTTCCGCAGTATCAAGATAAAGATTTTGAGGTAG
- a CDS encoding 3-dehydroquinate synthase, whose product MLTKIPGVNTVFCTFSRLNSPVRISRSIDMSYIQQSFSVQFEYKVYFTENIFDPANPCFASYLESQAEKGIRKKLLFIVDDGVTEAHADLKEQLSAYCQGLDNFELVEDVIVVPGGEAAKNDLQLFYWLVNAINQHAIDRHSFVVAIGGGSVLDLAGYVAAVSHRGVKHIRIPTTVLSQNDSGVGVKNGINYHGKKNFLGSFAPPAAVFNDARFLTTLDERDWRSGMIEAVKVALIKDAGFFDWMESHAQKLTEAEPESLQYLIRRCAELHMAHIGGKDPFESGSSRPLDFGHWSAHKLEQLTDFELRHGEAVSIGIALDSVYSWLKGMLDEGSLLRIINLLKQLRLPLYHPLLEIEDESSAIIAGLEEFREHLGGRLTISLLRAIGKGEEVHEMDQETLMQAANMLRDKW is encoded by the coding sequence CTGCTCACAAAAATTCCCGGCGTTAATACCGTTTTTTGTACTTTTAGCCGGTTAAACAGTCCCGTAAGAATCAGTAGGAGTATAGATATGTCGTACATACAGCAATCATTCAGTGTTCAGTTTGAGTATAAGGTCTACTTTACAGAGAATATTTTCGATCCGGCCAACCCATGCTTTGCATCTTACCTGGAATCCCAGGCAGAGAAAGGTATCCGTAAAAAGCTGCTGTTCATCGTAGATGACGGGGTAACGGAAGCGCATGCAGACCTGAAGGAGCAGTTATCCGCCTATTGCCAGGGGCTGGACAACTTTGAGCTGGTGGAAGATGTGATCGTGGTCCCGGGTGGCGAGGCGGCAAAGAACGACCTCCAGCTTTTTTACTGGCTGGTCAACGCCATCAACCAGCATGCCATCGACCGGCATTCCTTTGTGGTAGCCATCGGTGGCGGGTCTGTGCTGGACCTGGCAGGGTATGTGGCAGCGGTGAGCCACCGCGGTGTGAAGCATATCCGCATTCCCACTACAGTATTGTCCCAGAACGATTCCGGGGTAGGGGTGAAGAACGGGATCAACTACCATGGCAAAAAGAACTTCCTGGGCTCATTCGCCCCGCCCGCAGCGGTGTTTAATGATGCCCGCTTCCTGACCACGCTGGATGAGCGCGACTGGCGCTCCGGCATGATAGAAGCAGTGAAGGTAGCCCTGATAAAGGACGCCGGTTTCTTTGACTGGATGGAATCTCATGCGCAAAAGCTGACGGAAGCGGAACCGGAAAGCCTGCAATACCTGATCCGCCGCTGCGCGGAACTGCATATGGCCCATATCGGCGGTAAAGACCCCTTTGAAAGCGGCTCTTCCCGCCCTCTTGATTTCGGGCACTGGAGCGCGCACAAGCTGGAACAGCTGACGGACTTCGAGCTGCGGCATGGTGAAGCAGTGTCCATCGGCATTGCGCTGGACAGTGTGTATTCCTGGTTAAAGGGCATGCTCGATGAAGGATCGCTGCTGCGCATCATCAATTTACTGAAACAACTGCGGTTGCCATTATATCATCCCCTTCTCGAAATAGAAGATGAAAGCTCCGCCATCATAGCCGGGCTGGAAGAGTTCCGCGAACATCTCGGCGGAAGGCTCACCATCTCGCTGCTGCGCGCCATCGGCAAAGGGGAGGAAGTGCATGAAATGGATCAGGAAACGCTCATGCAGGCTGCGAACATGCTGCGTGACAAATGGTAG
- a CDS encoding DJ-1/PfpI family protein gives MAQKRIVFLTGDYAEDYETMVPFQMLQMVGHDVHAVCPDKSAGDKVITAIHDFEGDQTYSEKRGHYFVLNASFADVNPAEYDALVIAGGRAPEYLRLNRKVIDMVKHFASAGKPIAAVCHGIQILTAADVVRGRKLTAYPAVEPEVTMAGGEYVSVNVDEAVTDGNLVTSPAWPGHPQWIAAFLKVLGTKITL, from the coding sequence ATGGCACAAAAAAGAATTGTGTTCCTCACAGGTGATTATGCGGAGGATTATGAAACGATGGTCCCCTTCCAGATGCTGCAGATGGTGGGGCATGATGTACATGCGGTTTGTCCTGATAAATCCGCCGGGGACAAGGTGATCACGGCGATCCATGATTTTGAGGGGGATCAGACCTACAGTGAGAAGCGCGGGCATTATTTCGTGCTGAACGCCTCCTTTGCGGACGTTAACCCGGCGGAGTATGACGCCCTGGTGATAGCCGGGGGGCGGGCGCCGGAATACCTGCGGTTGAACCGGAAGGTGATAGATATGGTGAAACACTTTGCTTCGGCAGGCAAGCCCATCGCCGCGGTATGCCACGGCATACAGATCCTGACGGCGGCGGATGTGGTCCGGGGCCGGAAGCTGACGGCTTACCCGGCTGTGGAGCCGGAAGTGACCATGGCCGGAGGCGAGTATGTGTCTGTGAACGTTGATGAAGCCGTGACGGACGGCAACCTGGTGACCTCACCGGCCTGGCCGGGGCATCCGCAATGGATAGCGGCGTTCCTGAAAGTACTGGGGACGAAGATCACCCTGTAG
- the eboE gene encoding metabolite traffic protein EboE — MHTPYGHLTYCSNIHAGENWGDHFSQLQAFIPAVKAQVSPGKPFGIGLRLSNLASLELAKEPTLNTFRLWLKEQDCYVFTMNGFPYGGFHREKVKDDVHTPDWTSAERVAYTIRLFRILAALLPEGMEGGVSTSPLSYKLWHRCGEEHKAVMESATLNMLLVVEQLVNIHRKGGPLLHLDVEPEPDGMLENSKEYIDWYFQHLLPAGVIFLQDKFGMTEEEAILAIKQHVQLCYDVCHFAVSYEDPQVVLERLNYFGLKTGKVQISAALKAEFRDENTRRQVMAAFAEFNESTYLHQVIARKTDEGKLHYPDLPQALADQDNPDVQEWRAHFHVPVFVQQFGALTSTREDIVRVLQRQAAKPFTHHLEIETYTWEVLPAGLKQEMGASIAREMKWVLQQLELS, encoded by the coding sequence ATGCATACTCCATACGGCCACCTGACATACTGTTCCAACATTCATGCGGGTGAAAACTGGGGAGATCACTTTTCTCAACTGCAGGCATTCATTCCTGCCGTTAAAGCACAGGTATCGCCCGGCAAGCCTTTCGGCATCGGCCTTCGCCTGAGCAATCTCGCCAGCCTCGAACTGGCAAAGGAACCCACCCTGAATACATTCCGGTTGTGGCTGAAAGAGCAGGACTGCTACGTATTCACCATGAACGGTTTTCCATACGGCGGCTTTCACAGGGAAAAAGTGAAAGACGATGTACATACGCCGGACTGGACCTCCGCCGAGCGCGTGGCTTACACTATCCGCCTCTTCCGCATCCTGGCAGCATTGCTGCCTGAAGGAATGGAAGGCGGCGTGTCTACCTCCCCTTTATCCTACAAATTATGGCACCGCTGCGGCGAAGAGCATAAGGCGGTAATGGAAAGCGCTACGCTCAACATGCTGCTGGTGGTAGAGCAATTAGTGAACATCCACCGGAAAGGCGGGCCACTGCTGCATCTCGATGTGGAGCCGGAACCGGATGGTATGCTGGAGAACTCCAAAGAGTATATCGACTGGTATTTTCAGCACCTGCTGCCCGCAGGTGTGATCTTTTTGCAGGACAAGTTCGGCATGACCGAAGAAGAAGCCATACTGGCCATTAAACAGCATGTGCAGCTCTGTTATGACGTGTGTCACTTTGCCGTATCCTATGAAGACCCGCAGGTAGTGCTGGAGCGCCTGAACTATTTTGGCCTGAAGACCGGAAAAGTGCAGATCAGCGCCGCCCTGAAAGCGGAATTCCGGGATGAAAACACACGCCGGCAGGTGATGGCCGCATTCGCGGAGTTTAATGAATCCACTTACCTGCACCAGGTCATCGCCCGTAAAACGGACGAGGGAAAACTGCATTATCCGGACCTGCCGCAGGCGCTGGCCGATCAGGACAATCCCGATGTACAGGAATGGCGTGCGCATTTTCATGTGCCGGTTTTCGTGCAGCAGTTCGGTGCGCTGACCTCCACGCGGGAAGACATTGTGCGGGTGCTGCAACGGCAGGCCGCCAAACCGTTCACGCATCATCTTGAAATAGAGACCTATACCTGGGAAGTATTGCCCGCCGGCCTGAAACAGGAGATGGGCGCGTCCATCGCCAGAGAAATGAAATGGGTGTTGCAACAGTTGGAATTATCCTGA
- the eboC gene encoding UbiA-like protein EboC (EboC, a homolog the polyprenyltransferase UbiA, belongs to system of proteins involved in the trafficking of precursor metabolites to an extracytoplasmic compartment so that the biosynthesis of certain natural products, such as scytonemin, can be completed.), with protein sequence MSYIFTKLFGYLRLMRPANILTAITDVMAGIAISGFLLAGFGDTQSVLQFLCLVFATIGLYGGGVVFNDVFDATLDRIERPERPIPSGVISRTEAIVLGVYLLVLGVIGAFSVGELQGIIALCIAIAALVYNKWGKHHTQLGPLNMGLCRGLNLLLGMSILPESLLRHGWFALVPVLYIAAITMISRDEVHGGKKGPLKMAAAGYAIVCIVILVQGWLHGKLPEVALFLAVFLYLIMRPLLTAIKDPAGPNIGRAVKGGIIGLIAMNAAWAAAFATFPFALAVLCLLPLSILLSRAFAVT encoded by the coding sequence GTGAGCTATATCTTTACCAAATTATTTGGTTATCTGCGTTTGATGCGGCCGGCTAATATCCTGACGGCCATTACCGATGTCATGGCAGGTATCGCCATCTCCGGATTTTTACTGGCCGGTTTTGGGGACACCCAGTCCGTGCTGCAATTCCTTTGCCTCGTTTTCGCCACCATCGGCCTGTACGGCGGCGGCGTTGTATTCAACGATGTTTTTGATGCTACGCTCGACCGTATTGAACGCCCGGAAAGGCCCATCCCCAGCGGTGTCATCTCCCGCACCGAGGCTATCGTGCTGGGCGTGTACCTGTTGGTACTTGGCGTGATCGGCGCTTTCAGCGTCGGGGAATTGCAGGGGATCATTGCCTTGTGCATCGCCATTGCCGCACTGGTATATAACAAATGGGGCAAACATCATACACAGCTCGGCCCGCTGAACATGGGCCTTTGCCGTGGCCTGAACCTGCTGCTCGGCATGAGCATTCTCCCGGAATCACTGTTACGTCACGGATGGTTCGCCCTGGTGCCGGTACTGTACATCGCAGCCATTACCATGATCAGTCGGGATGAAGTGCATGGCGGGAAGAAAGGCCCCCTGAAAATGGCCGCCGCCGGTTATGCCATCGTCTGCATCGTCATTCTCGTACAGGGCTGGCTTCACGGAAAGCTCCCGGAAGTAGCGCTCTTCCTGGCGGTATTCCTCTATCTCATCATGCGCCCGTTGCTGACCGCCATAAAAGACCCAGCCGGTCCGAATATCGGGCGGGCCGTTAAAGGAGGGATCATCGGCCTGATCGCCATGAATGCGGCCTGGGCCGCAGCCTTCGCCACATTCCCCTTCGCCCTGGCTGTCCTTTGCCTCCTCCCCTTATCCATCCTCCTCTCCAGGGCATTTGCCGTAACATGA
- a CDS encoding transmembrane 220 family protein: MKIFNVIFAVLFVLFAALQWNDPDPYIWIPIYLYGAIFCALAATGKYYKGWYLFGIVACLGYAAYLFFEKDGVLSWMRDHQAENIAGSMKASAPWIEDTREFFGLFIIIIVLLANFVHTSQRKAKKMRKKMMKIG; encoded by the coding sequence ATGAAAATATTCAATGTCATTTTTGCCGTTCTGTTCGTGCTATTTGCTGCGCTTCAATGGAATGATCCGGACCCCTACATCTGGATACCCATTTATCTTTACGGCGCCATTTTTTGTGCGCTGGCGGCCACAGGTAAATATTACAAAGGCTGGTACCTGTTCGGGATCGTTGCCTGCCTGGGATATGCCGCTTATCTCTTCTTTGAAAAAGATGGCGTGCTGAGCTGGATGCGGGATCATCAGGCGGAGAACATCGCCGGCAGCATGAAGGCTTCCGCCCCCTGGATCGAAGATACGCGGGAGTTCTTCGGCCTCTTCATCATCATTATCGTACTGCTGGCCAACTTTGTGCATACCAGCCAGCGGAAAGCGAAAAAGATGCGTAAAAAGATGATGAAGATCGGATAA
- a CDS encoding EboA domain-containing protein — protein sequence MGYAYDERRISTLLHQIILRHVPDTAEKWLSAQLTAWLQQGAMQQFNLAFSAAPRFLGRTEVQLSTAEQEALHPFVINDYTLDRLFRVWWLLQLPIQDKSAYIRALENLFMAAEMNEQVALYGALPLLAFPEEWTARTAEGIRSNIGVVLEAIMLDNPYPAKYLDEAAWNQLVLKAFFTEKPVHRITGLDERANPVLARTLIDLAHERWAAGRVVHPLLWRLVAPFISETNFADIERVWFSEQHAEREAAALACFSSSYNPARELLGKRPDMAEDIATGKLTWETVARRING from the coding sequence ATGGGATACGCATACGATGAGCGCAGGATTTCGACGCTGTTACACCAGATCATACTCCGGCATGTACCGGATACCGCTGAAAAATGGCTGTCCGCCCAATTGACTGCCTGGCTGCAGCAGGGCGCCATGCAACAGTTCAACCTGGCCTTTTCCGCCGCCCCGCGTTTTCTGGGCAGGACGGAAGTTCAGCTATCCACGGCAGAGCAGGAAGCCCTGCATCCCTTCGTGATCAATGACTATACACTGGATCGCCTTTTCCGCGTCTGGTGGCTGCTGCAGCTGCCCATACAGGACAAAAGCGCCTATATCCGTGCGTTGGAGAACCTGTTCATGGCCGCGGAAATGAACGAGCAGGTAGCGCTTTACGGCGCATTGCCCCTGCTGGCTTTTCCCGAAGAATGGACGGCCCGCACGGCGGAAGGCATCAGATCAAACATTGGTGTGGTATTGGAAGCGATCATGCTGGATAATCCGTACCCCGCAAAGTACCTGGACGAAGCGGCCTGGAACCAGCTGGTGCTGAAAGCCTTCTTTACAGAGAAACCCGTACACCGCATCACCGGTCTGGATGAACGCGCAAACCCGGTACTGGCACGCACGCTCATCGATCTTGCGCATGAACGATGGGCAGCAGGCAGGGTGGTGCATCCGCTGTTATGGCGGCTGGTGGCGCCTTTCATCAGTGAAACCAACTTTGCGGACATCGAAAGGGTATGGTTCTCTGAACAGCATGCAGAGCGCGAAGCCGCTGCACTGGCCTGTTTCAGTTCTTCGTATAACCCGGCCCGTGAGTTGCTCGGCAAACGGCCGGACATGGCGGAAGACATCGCCACCGGCAAACTTACTTGGGAAACAGTGGCCCGGCGCATAAATGGCTAA
- a CDS encoding TatD family hydrolase — protein sequence MCCSAQLTEKDLQPLNHNPAYLDAIKGMRFFDPHVHMTSRTTDDYQAMADAGVVALIEPAFWLGQPRTGVDTFRDYYSSLVGWERFRSSQFGIKHYCTIGLNSKEANNEKLSEQVMEILPLFIYKEGVVGIGEIGFDDQTALEEKYYRAQLLLAKDAGLPVQIHTPHRDKKQGTQRSMDIALEMGLDPYMVIVDHNNEETVKEVLDRGFWAAFTIYPFTKMGNERMVEVVRQYGTERIMINSAADWGISDPLAVPKTAALMLESGIDKASVELVTYRNAITAFAQSGQINEADFDTVQTVDQSLKYNGSTVLRGGQQPRPNKQSTIIR from the coding sequence ATGTGTTGTAGTGCTCAGCTGACGGAAAAAGACCTTCAACCCCTCAATCATAATCCGGCATACCTGGATGCCATCAAAGGCATGCGGTTTTTTGACCCGCATGTACATATGACCTCCCGTACAACGGACGATTACCAGGCCATGGCAGACGCGGGGGTAGTGGCATTGATAGAACCGGCTTTCTGGCTCGGCCAGCCCCGTACGGGAGTGGATACGTTCCGCGATTATTACAGCAGCCTTGTGGGCTGGGAACGTTTCCGCTCATCGCAGTTCGGCATCAAACATTACTGTACCATCGGCCTGAACTCGAAAGAAGCGAATAACGAAAAACTCAGCGAACAGGTCATGGAGATACTGCCGCTCTTCATCTATAAAGAAGGCGTGGTAGGTATCGGTGAGATCGGATTTGATGATCAGACCGCACTGGAAGAAAAATATTACCGCGCACAGCTGCTGCTGGCCAAAGATGCCGGCCTCCCGGTACAGATCCATACGCCGCACCGCGACAAGAAACAGGGTACGCAGCGGAGTATGGACATAGCCCTGGAAATGGGCCTGGACCCCTATATGGTCATCGTGGACCATAACAACGAAGAAACCGTAAAAGAGGTGCTGGACCGGGGCTTCTGGGCCGCATTCACCATCTATCCGTTCACTAAAATGGGCAATGAAAGAATGGTGGAAGTGGTCAGGCAGTACGGGACCGAACGCATCATGATCAATTCAGCGGCGGACTGGGGGATCAGCGATCCGCTGGCCGTACCCAAAACCGCGGCCCTGATGCTGGAAAGCGGTATCGACAAAGCATCCGTAGAACTGGTTACCTATCGAAACGCCATCACGGCATTTGCGCAGAGCGGGCAGATCAATGAAGCCGACTTTGACACCGTTCAGACAGTAGACCAAAGCCTCAAATACAACGGCAGCACTGTTCTGCGCGGAGGTCAGCAGCCCCGGCCAAATAAACAGTCAACAATTATCAGGTAA
- a CDS encoding alkaline phosphatase family protein, whose protein sequence is MRKTVVIDVVGLSSSLIGEHTPFLAAYAQQHHKSAIAPMLPAVTTAVQSTYVTGQWPSEHGIVGNGWYDREDCEIKFWKQSNKLVQVEKIWERAKKLDPAFTCAKMFWWYNMYSTADFSVTPRPQYLSDGRKMPDCYAHPASLRDRLQQELGQFPLFQFWGPGANIRSSQWIADASMLTDKWHDPTLTLIYLPHLDYCLQKYGHDYTKIAPELRAIDKVVEQLVNYYQQQDSEIIILSEYGITNVGNPIHLNRLFREAGLIAVREERGLELLDPGASKAFAVADHQVAHVYVNDERVYKKVRELVENIPGVQLALDREGKRAHHLHHERSGEFVLVADANSWFTYYYWLDDAKAPDFARIVDIHRKPGYDPVEMFLNPADPFVKLKVISKVMKKKLGFRYLMDVIPLDATLVRGSHGRIAEDIKDHPVLISTQPLKDRLLATDIYDVIWKAMVH, encoded by the coding sequence ATGAGAAAAACTGTGGTAATTGACGTAGTCGGACTTTCTTCATCCCTGATCGGTGAGCATACGCCATTCCTGGCCGCATACGCGCAACAGCATCATAAAAGCGCCATTGCTCCCATGCTTCCGGCAGTGACCACAGCAGTACAGTCCACCTACGTGACCGGCCAGTGGCCAAGTGAGCACGGCATTGTGGGGAACGGCTGGTACGACCGGGAGGACTGCGAGATCAAATTCTGGAAACAATCCAACAAGCTGGTACAGGTAGAAAAGATATGGGAACGCGCCAAAAAGCTCGATCCCGCTTTTACCTGCGCAAAAATGTTCTGGTGGTACAATATGTACTCCACCGCCGATTTTTCCGTAACGCCCCGTCCCCAATACCTGTCGGACGGGCGCAAAATGCCGGACTGTTATGCGCATCCCGCATCGCTACGCGACCGGCTGCAGCAGGAGCTGGGGCAGTTCCCGTTATTCCAGTTCTGGGGGCCCGGCGCCAATATCCGCTCCTCCCAATGGATCGCGGACGCTTCCATGCTGACGGACAAATGGCATGATCCCACCCTCACGCTGATCTATCTTCCGCATCTCGATTACTGTCTGCAGAAGTACGGGCATGATTACACGAAAATAGCGCCGGAATTGCGCGCGATCGACAAAGTTGTGGAGCAGCTCGTTAACTATTATCAGCAGCAGGACAGCGAGATCATCATCCTGTCAGAATACGGTATCACGAATGTGGGCAATCCCATTCATCTCAACCGGCTCTTCCGCGAGGCAGGATTGATTGCGGTGAGGGAGGAGCGCGGTCTGGAACTGCTGGACCCCGGCGCATCAAAAGCGTTTGCGGTAGCGGATCACCAGGTAGCGCATGTATATGTGAATGATGAACGTGTTTACAAGAAGGTCAGGGAACTGGTGGAAAATATACCGGGTGTGCAGCTGGCGCTGGACAGGGAAGGGAAGCGGGCGCATCACCTGCACCATGAACGCAGCGGGGAATTTGTGCTGGTAGCCGACGCCAACAGCTGGTTCACCTATTATTACTGGCTGGATGACGCCAAAGCGCCGGATTTTGCGCGCATCGTGGATATTCACCGCAAACCCGGTTATGATCCGGTAGAGATGTTCCTTAACCCTGCCGACCCCTTTGTAAAGCTGAAGGTCATCAGCAAAGTGATGAAAAAGAAACTGGGCTTCCGTTACCTGATGGACGTGATTCCCCTGGACGCCACGCTGGTACGCGGTTCTCACGGGCGTATCGCGGAGGATATAAAAGATCATCCGGTGCTGATCAGCACACAGCCGCTGAAAGACCGTTTACTGGCTACAGATATATACGATGTGATCTGGAAAGCGATGGTTCACTAA